The following proteins are encoded in a genomic region of Porphyrobacter sp. CACIAM 03H1:
- a CDS encoding VOC family protein: protein MGVIGLDHVQLAIPAGGEDRARAFFAGLLGMVEVPKPANLSPAGCWFTGGGAALHIGIDPDFRPATKAHPAFLVDNLADLRARLAGAGCPIREDKPVEGYARFFTEDPFGNRIELMQRV, encoded by the coding sequence TTGGGCGTTATCGGGCTCGATCACGTGCAGCTTGCCATTCCGGCAGGCGGCGAGGACCGGGCACGGGCCTTCTTCGCCGGGCTGCTCGGGATGGTGGAGGTGCCCAAGCCTGCCAATCTCTCGCCCGCCGGCTGCTGGTTCACCGGCGGCGGCGCGGCGCTGCATATCGGCATCGATCCCGATTTCCGCCCCGCGACCAAGGCGCACCCCGCCTTTCTGGTCGACAATCTTGCGGACCTGCGGGCGCGGCTCGCCGGAGCGGGCTGCCCGATCCGCGAGGACAAGCCGGTGGAGGGCTATGCCCGTTTCTTCACCGAAGACCCCTTCGGCAACCGCATCGAACTGATGCAGCGGGTGTAG